One window of Triticum dicoccoides isolate Atlit2015 ecotype Zavitan chromosome 5A, WEW_v2.0, whole genome shotgun sequence genomic DNA carries:
- the LOC119303782 gene encoding protein trichome birefringence-like 33, whose product MAKLLAVLALVAAAAPFLGVAGQEGEGGSELLPFAVGAAPEGCDVGQGEWVYDEAAAPAYEEAACPYIPAELTCQAHGRPDKSYQHWRWQPRGCSLPSFNATVMLEMLRGKRMLFVGDALNRAQYVSLLCLLHRAMPEGSSSFETVDALSIFRAKAYDATIEFYWAPLLAESNADDGVEHQLNDRVIRGAPMDRHSRFWKGADVLVFNSYLWWMTGDKIQILRGADNDMSKDIVEMGAEEAYRLVLHQVVRWLDGNVDPKKSRVFFVTASPTHASGQLWGDEAEGSNCHGQTKPIADASYWGSTSKAMLRVTGEVLGASARVPVGVVNVTQMSEYRRDAHTQVYREQWAPPTKEQLADPKSYADCTHWCLPGVPDAWNELLYWKIFFPASDQAL is encoded by the exons ATGGCCAAGCTCCTCGCCGTCCTGGCCCTCGTGGCCGCCGCCGCGCCGTTCCTCGGCGTCGCTGGCCAG GAGGGTGAGGGCGGGTCGGAGCTGCTGCCATTCGCGGTGGGCGCGGCGCCGGAGGGGTGCGACGTCGGGCAGGGCGAGTGGGTGTACGacgaggcggcggcgccggcgtaCGAGGAGGCGGCGTGCCCCTACATCCCGGCCGAGCTGACCTGCCAGGCGCACGGCCGCCCCGACAAGTCGTACCAGCACTGGCGGTGGCAGCCCCGCGGCTGCTCGCTCCCCAG CTTCAACGCGACGGTGATGCTGGAGATGCTGCGCGGGAAGCGGATGCTGTTCGTGGGCGACGCGCTGAACCGGGCGCAGTACGTGTCGCtgctctgcctcctccaccgcgccATGCCCGAGGGCTCAAGCTCCTTCGAGACCGTCGACGCCCTCAGCATCTTCAGGGCCAAGGCCTACGACGCCACCATCGAGTTCTACTGGGCGCCGCTCCTCGCCGagtccaacgccgacgacggcgtcgAGCACCAGCTCAACGACCGCGTCATCCGCGGCGCCCCCATGGACCGCCACTCCCGCTTCTGGAAGGGCGCCGACGTCCTCGTCTTCAACTCCTACCTCTGGTGGATGACCGGAGACAAGATCCAGATTCT GAGGGGCGCCGACAACGACATGAGCAAGGACATCGTGGAGATGGGGGCGGAGGAGGCCTACAGGCTGGTGCTGCACCAGGTGGTGCGCTGGCTGGACGGCAACGTGGACCCCAAGAAGTCCCGGGTCTTCTTCGTCACGGCGTCGCCCACGCACGCCAGCGGCCAGCTCTGGGGCGACGAGGCGGAGGGCAGCAACTGCCACGGCCAGACCAAGCCCATCGCCGACGCGTCCTACTGGGGCAGCACGAGCAAGGCGATGCTGCGGGTGACCGGCGAGGTGCTGGGCGCGTCCGCGAGGGTGCCGGTGGGCGTGGTGAACGTCACGCAGATGTCCGAGTACCGCCGGGACGCGCACACGCAGGTGTACCGGGAGCAGTGGGCGCCGCCGACCAAGGAGCAGCTCGCCGACCCCAAGAGCTACGCCGACTGCACCCACTGGTGCCTCCCCGGCGTGCCCGACGCCTGGAACGAGCTGCTCTACTggaagatcttcttccccgccagcgACCAGGCGCTCTGA